One Cucurbita pepo subsp. pepo cultivar mu-cu-16 chromosome LG07, ASM280686v2, whole genome shotgun sequence genomic region harbors:
- the LOC111799020 gene encoding protein BIG GRAIN 1-like A, producing MKQWEKEFEHKNPSFSASLLDEIYRSFDDGEIKPAGETKFFRQTSTAIKQSKTRVFEDKEMANLRRARLVEKWMEKEVGEKAKVCRRQEPCRKTPIDHFDHDRDTLLFTSTSCSSDSSSGGLSSSDSESMFVSRSLIPSSCFSKSRLKAIRTGSGVRPAETERRKTLFHGISERQVFDEIPKSKSNGLKKMKQPISPGVRLAGLITSLLNTRKSKNSPATERKDKTGEESTCSSASSFARSCLSKSSASSREKSGNRAKRSVHFCPISVIVDKDCREDSSSLMPVSIPTAWKIGRSPGGKQEGKDSKSQITEKSRKVEAAAREVVIKNMNSRNYRELVQKSNEDDGGEEEDYEEENCSCASSDLFELDHLEMMGQRGYGEELPVYETTDVEKNGGI from the coding sequence ATGAAGCAGTGGGAAAAAGAGTTCGAACACAAAAATCCATCTTTTTCCGCCTCTCTCCTCGACGAGATTTACCGATCCTTCGATGACGGAGAGATAAAACCTGCCGGAGAGACGAAGTTCTTCAGACAAACGTCGACGGCGATAAAACAGAGCAAAACCAGAGTTTTTGAAGACAAAGAAATGGCGAATCTCCGGCGAGCTCGTTTGGTTGAGAAATGGATGGAAAAGGAAGTCGGTGAAAAGGCTAAAGTTTGCAGAAGACAAGAACCTTGCAGAAAAACGCCTATCGATCATTTCGACCACGATCGCGATACTCTGCTTTTCACCTCGACTTCCTGTTCTTCCGATTCCAGCTCCGGCGGACTCTCCTCCTCCGACTCTGAATCGATGTTCGTTTCCAGATCCTTAATCCCATCCTCGTGTTTTTCCAAGTCGAGACTCAAGGCAATTCGTACCGGCAGCGGCGTCAGGCCGGCGgaaacagagagaagaaagactcTGTTTCATGGGATTAGTGAACGCCAAGTGTTCGACGAAATTCCTAAGTCGAAATCGAATGggttgaagaaaatgaagcaacCAATTTCTCCGGGAGTTCGACTGGCTGGATTAATTACCTCGCTCTTAAATACTAGAAAGTCGAAGAACTCTCCGGCGACAGAGAGGAAAGATAAAACAGGGGAAGAATCGACTTGTTCGTCGGCATCTTCATTCGCAAGATCGTGTCTAAGCAAAAGCTCTGCATCGTCAAGAGAAAAATCGGGAAACAGGGCAAAAAGATCAGTTCATTTTTGCCCAATTAGCGTCATCGTCGACAAAGATTGCAGAGAAGATAGTTCGAGTCTAATGCCTGTGTCGATACCCACAGCCTGGAAAATCGGCCGGTCGCCGGGCGGAAAACAAGAGGGAAAGGACTCAAAATCCCAAATCACAGAGAAGAGCAGGAAAGTGGAAGCCGCAGCCAGAGAGGTTGTTATAAAGAACATGAACAGCAGAAATTACAGAGAGTTGGTACAGAAAAGCAACGAGGACGACGGcggcgaagaagaagattacGAGGAGGAGAACTGTAGCTGTGCAAGTTCAGATCTTTTCGAGTTAGATCATTTGGAAATGATGGGGCAGAGAGGGTACGGTGAAGAACTGCCAGTGTACGAAACAACTGATGTAGAGAAAAATGGCGGCATTTGA